The segment TCCAGTCGCAACTCAGAAAGCGAATTGGCTCAGGGGCAATCGCCCGGACCTGACCTTGTCGAGAAAGCTAACGACGTTTTCGACGCGAACACGTTAGAGGAGTCCGCCGAAACGGAAGTGATTCTCGCGTCGCCAGCCCAGCCCGAGTTCAACAATCTGGCTCATCCTGCCAATCGCGGCGGGCTCAAAGGCGGCGTGGTCGTTAATGATGATCCGTTGCCGGAGGTGATCTCTTTCAACTTCCACGTGCGGCCGATCCTTTCGGAAAACTGTTACTACTGCCATGGCCCGGATCCGAATCATCGTGAAGCCGACCTTCGACTGGATACCAGTGAAGGTGCCGAGTCAGTCGTCGAAGTCGGACATCCGCAAGACAGCGAACTGATCTCCCGAATTCTCGACGAAGATCCGGGCTCTCAAATGCCGCCGCCAGAAAGTGGTCGCGTGATCTCGGAACGGCAAAAGCGAATTCTTGCGGCGTGGATCGAGCAGGGAGCCAAATACGAATCGCATTGGGCGTTCACAAAAGTCCAGCGGCCTGAGTTGCCGTCGGTGAAAGACGATCGTTGGCCTCGCAATGAAATTGATCAATTTGTATTGGCAAAACTCGAATCAAAAGACATCGATCCATCCAAACGCGCTGAACCGGAAGTTCTCGTGCGGCGAATGTATCTGGACTTGATCGGGCTGCCTCCGACGCCGGAGCAATCTCAGGAGTTTTGCGAATCTTTCCAAAACGACAGCGACGCGGCGATCGACAGCCTCGCGGACAAGCTGCTGGCTAGCGAGCACTACGGAGAGCGGATGGCATTGCCGTGGCTCGACGCGGCCCGCTATTCGGACTCAAACGGCTTCCAGCAGGATGGCGATCGGGCTCAGTGGCCGTGGCGAGACTGGGTCGTGGATGCTTATAACGACAACATGCCCTTCGATCAGTTTACGATCGAACAGTTGGCGGGCGATCTGCTGCCGGAACCCACCAGGAAACAACTCATTGCAACGGCGTTCAATCGCAATCATATGCTCAACGGCGAAGGCGGTGCGATTGTCGAAGAGCAGCGGAATAATTACGTTTTCGATCGCGTGGACACCACGGCGACGACCTGGCTGGGGCTGACGATGGCCTGTGCTCAATGCCACGACCACAAATACGATCCGATTACCCACGAAGATTACTATCAGTTCTTCGCTTATTTTAACAACGTCGACGAAAACGGCGGCGTGAATGTCCGCAATGGAAGACTGCAAGTTGGCACTCCTTTTATCGACAATCCGACTGAGGAGCAGACTCGACAGCTGGAAACGATCGAAGCAGAGATTGCTCCCGTGAATCAATCTCTGTCGGACGCAGACGCCGAAATTACGAAAGCTTTGCGGGCTTGGGAAGACAAGAATCGGGATGATCCGCCGTCGATGAATCGTAACGTTTTCAATGCACTGAAGAAGACGCCTGAAGAACGCAACCGCGGCGAAGAAAAACTGCTCAAGGATTGGTACTTGCTGAACGCCGCCAAAGATCAGTGGAAGCAGTTGAAGCAAAAACAGAATGCGTTGTACAGCAAAAAGTCCGGTGTCAAATCCACGGTCGTGACCGTGATGATCATGCGAGACCGCAAGAAGCCTCGCAAGACGACGATTTTTGATCGAGGCGCCTACGATGCTCCCACGGAAGAAGTTGCGGCAAACGTGCCGCACTTTTTGCCTCCGCTTCCAGAGGGGGCCGACGCCAATCGTTTATCGTTGGCCAAATGGCTGGTCGATCGAGACAATCCTTTGACCAGTCGCGTCGCAGTGAATCGATACTGGCAAACGTTTTTCGGTATCGGCATCGTGAAGACGTCGGAAGACTTCGGCGTTCAGAGCGAGCTGCCGAGTCATCCGGATTTGCTGGACTGGTTGGCGGTTGAGTTCATGGAAAGTGGCTGGGACGTCAAGCATATGCATCGCTTGATTGTCACGTCGGAAACTTATTTGCAAAGTTCCCGTTTCCGTGCCGATCTGCACGACGTCGACCCGGAAAATCGCTTGCTGGCTCGCAGTCCGCGGTTTCGTCTGCCTACGACTTTGATTCGCGATGCAGCTTTGTCGACATCCGGGCTGTTGCACAAGCAGATTGGTGGCCCGCCAGTTTATCCGTGGCAGCCAGACGGTTTGTGGCGGGAGTTCAGTCTGGAAAAATTTGCCTACAAACCATCAACTGGTGACAGTCTTCATCGCCGAAGCCTGTACACGTTTTGGCGTCGCACGGTGGCTCCGCCGAACATGTTCGATTCGGCAAATCGTCAGGCTTGTACGGTCAAGCTTTCCCGAACCAACACGCCGCTGCAGGCTTTGGTATTGCTCAACGATCCAGTTTTTGTGGAAGCCTTCTGCGGCTTGGCCAGCATGGTGCTGAGCCAATCGCCCGGAAGCGATGAGCAGATTGTCAGGCTTGCCTTTGAGCATGCGACGGGGCGGAAGCCCAACCAGGCGGAGCTTGGCTCGTTGCTGTCGGCGTTGGAAGACAGCCGGGAGTTTTATGCGGAACATGTTGATGACGCGGCGGCCTATGTTTCGATCGGCGAAGCTGTTGCAGTCCCAGAAGACGATCAGGCGAAAGTTACGCTCGCTTCGTTGGCAAGCGTGGTTCAAATCATCATGAACACTGATGAGTTCATGACTCGGGAGTAAGGTAACGATGAATCCAATTGACCAGAACCACCAACACAATACCCGACGTCAATTCTTCGGCCGATCAGCGACCGGAATCGGCGCGGCAGCGTTGGCAACGATGTTTGCGCAGAAAAGTGCCTCGGGAAAAGATGCAAACGGCATCCTTGGCGGCGGACATCATCCGGCAAAAGCAAAACGCGTCATCTATCTAATGATGAGCGGCGGGCCGTCTCACGTCGACATGTTTGACTACAAGCCCGAGCTCGAGAAACGTCGCGGCGAACAGTTGCCTGATTCAGTACGTCAGGGCCAGCGGCTGACCACGATGACCAGCGGGCAGAAACAGCTTCCTGTCCTGCCGCCGTTAAAGCCGTTTCGTCCGCGAGGCAAATCCGGAATGATGTTGTCCGATCTGATTCCGTACACCGGAGAGATTGCGGACGATATTTGTCTGGTCAAGTCGATGAACACCGAAGCGATCAACCATGCTCCGGCGGCAACTTTCTTTCTCACCGGTTCGCAGATTCCCGGTCGGCCGAGTATGGGAGCGTGGTTGTCTTACGGGCTGGGAAATTTGAACGACAACTTGCCGTCGTTCGTTGTGATGAACTCGCGCGATAAAGAAAATACTTGCGGACAACTGCTGTACGACTACTACTGGGGCAGCGGGTTTATCCCGTCGCAACATCAAGGCGTCCGTTTCCGCGGCGGCGGCGATCCCGTGCTGTATCTTTCCAATCCAAAAGGCATGCCGCGGCCACTACGGCGTAAAATGCTGGACCGTTTGGCGGAACTGAATCAGGAAAAGCTGAACGACTACGGCGATCCCGAGATTGAGGCCCGGATCAAACAATACGAGATGGCGTACCGAATGCAAACCAGCGTTCCGGAAGTCGTCGATGTTTCCAACGAGCCAAAACACATCCTCGACATGTACGGTCCGGACGTTCACCGCGTCGGTTCGTTCGCGCGGAACTGTTTGTTGGCGCGGAAGCTGGCGGAACAGGACGTTCGTTTTATTCAGCTGATGCACATCGGATGGGACCAGCACGGAAACATTCCGACGCAACTGGAAATTCAGTGCAAAGACACTGATCAACCTGCAGCGGCTTTGGTTCAGGATCTCAAGCAGCGAGGCCTGCTGGACGACACGCTGGTCATCTTCGGTGGCGAATTTGGTCGCACGGTTTTCGGCCAGGGCGATATCACTAACAAAAAGAAACATGGCCGCGACCACCACGGCCGCGCTTTTAGTCTCTGGATGGCCGGCGGTGGAGTCAAGCCAGGGTTTCAGTACGGCGAAACCTGTCCGTATGCGTGGAATGTTGTCGACAACGGAGTCCACGTTCACGATTGGCAGGCGACGGTGCTGCATCTGTTGGGGATCGACCACGAACTGCTCACGTATCGATACCAGGGCCGGCGATTTCGTCTAACGGACGTCCATGGCCACGTTGTTGATGATATCATTTCCTGATCGCGTCATTCGGTGGACGTTATTGGGTGTCGCCGGATTTGGTGTCATTTTCAAATGCCTAAGTAAATATCCAGATGTTGTTTCTTCCTGCTCTTTTATTCGGACTGCTGGTCCAATGTCTTATTGGGTCTCTGATTGGCGCTGTAATCCTGCGAGCCGCGTGCTCGCTGTTCAACAGATTCTTCGGTGGTGAAAATGAAGTCGTTCCAACGCATCAACCACCGGTTAAACTCGAAGTCGATATCGATGTCTCATCTGAAGCTCCCGTATCTTTCGACAGCCCCTATGCGTCTCCGACGACACCGCTTGCTGCTGGCTATCCCGATCGTCCACCCTGCAAGTTTGGCGTCCCATCCCCCAGTTTTGGCAACGCGTTTCTGATTTGTTTGTCCACGACGCTGATCCAGAATTTCATTGGATTCGCGGTCGGGTTTGCGGCTTCCTATTTCGTGGGCGGCAACAACTGGTTGGCTATTATTTTGCAGCTTGGCGTCATGCTGATCGGGTTTCTTGTGTTGACAGCCATGGTCAAGATTCAGCTGCCTACGACGGTTGGCCGGGCTCTGGGAGTCGCGAGCCTCTTCTTTCTGGTCACAATTGCGATCGTAGCGATTTTGGCGGCCATCATCGCCGCGGTAATGTACGGAACCATGTAAATGTCGCGATGCATGGTTCCTTTAGCGTTTCTTGAATTTTTCCCGCTAAATGTTCTGTATCAGTCATTGCTTGCCCGTCCGGTAAATTCCTGAAACTCCTGAGCTATTTTCCGGACCAGGTTTGACCCGTGAGGTACCTTTTCCAGACCCCGCAGTATCGGGATTGCGCACGGTCTGTAATCAAAACGTACTTCCACGGATTGTCATGAGTACTAACGCAGCAGCTGTATCGGAATACGATCAACTCAAACAGCGAATTCACCAGAAGCTGATCGGCAAACTCGACCTCAGCAAGGTCAACGATCTTGATGGTGAAGTTTTCAAACGCGAGATTCGCGGAATCGTCGAAAGACTCTGCGACAGCGAGCAAAACCTGCTCAATCGCAACGAGCGTGATCGGCTGGTCGAAGAAGTTCTCGACGAAACGTTCGGGCTTGGTCCATTGGAGATTCTGCTGAAGGATCCAAAGATCAGCGATATTCTGATCAACGGTCCCAAGAACATCTACGCGGAACGCGGCGGAAAGATGGAAAAGACCAACGTCATTTTCCGCGACAACGCTCACCTGTTGCAGATCATTGACCGCATCGTTTCGAAGGTCGGCCGTCGTGTCGATGAAACCTGCCCGATGGTGGATGCTCGATTGACGGACGGTTCTCGTGTCAACGCGATTATTCCTCCGCTGGCACTGGACGGTGCCGCGATGTCAATTCGTCGTTTCGGTTCAAATCCACTGAAACTCGAAGACCTGCTCAACTTCAAAGCCTTCACTCCCGAAATGGTGATGCTGCTTGAAGGAGCCATGAAAGCCCGTCTGAACATTATCATCTCCGGTGGTACAGGTTCTGGTAAGACGACCCTGTTGAACACGCTGTCCAGCTTTATCTCTAACGAAGACCGTATCGTTACGATTGAAGACGCGGCTGAAATTCAGCTGCAGCAGGATCACGTTGTGCGTCTGGAAACTCGACCACCGAACATCGAAGGCAAGGGACAGGTCACCGCGACGGATCTGGTGAAAAACTGCCTTCGTATGCGTCCTGAAAGAATCATCATCGGTGAGTGTCGTGGTCCTGAAACGCTTGACATGCTTCAGGCGATGAATACGGGTCACGAAGGTTCGCTGACCACAACGCACGCCAACACGCCGCGTGACTGCATCGCTCGTATGGAGACGATGATCATGATGGGCGGCTTCGACCTTCCGATCAAAGCCATGCGTACTCAGATCGCAAGTGCCGTCGACCTGATCGTTCAGGCCAACCGTTTGCAAGGTGGACCTCGTAAGATCACGGCGATCACGGAAGTCTGCGGTATGGAGAACGACACGATCATCATGCAGGACATCTTCAAGTTCGTCAAAGAAGGTGTGGATGAAAATGGTCGTGCGAAAGGCAAGTTCATCAGTACTGGTGTTCGTCCAAAGTGTATGGACAAGCTGGAGCAGATGGGCATCAAATTGCCGGCCAGTATTTTCCGCGAACGCGTCATGATGGAAGACTAGTTCCGCCGACTGTCAGGCCGAATTCGCCGCTCGGTCGTTTACCTTTTACCGCAACACAGCTTAACAAACCAATCACCGGTACCCGCCGCCACGGTTCAACCGCAGGAAAGCAAAATGGGAACTTACATAATCATTGGCTTGATCACGCTGGGAGTCGCAGGCGCGATCTTCGCAGTTTCGTTGATCTTCATGGGAGACAACGAAAAGCTGGACGATCGGCTTGCCAACCTGACTCGCAACGGCGGTCGCGGAACCGGTGGCCCCGCGGAAGCTGCCCAGAGCTCGATTCTTCGTACGCCGCTTGAAGAAGCGCCGAACATCATCGAATCGCAAATGCAACTGTTGATCAAAACGTTCAACCTACGCAAGTTCATCGAGCAATCGAATGTCGATATCTCTGTCGCCAACTTTATTCTTATGACGCTGGGATTGGGAGTCGGGGTCTCTGTCATTGCCTGTGTCATGCTCCCTGCCAAACTGATCTGGGCTGGCCCGTTGGCTGGCGGATTACTGGCAACGTTTCCATACATTTATATCTGGTTCAAACGCGGACGGCGCCTCAAACGATTCGCGACGCAACTGCCGCAGGCGCTGGACTTGATGGCTCAGGCTCTGCGTGCAGGGCAAAGCTTGCCAGCCGGAATTCAACTGGTGGGCCAACAGGTACCGGATCCCCTGGGGCCGGAATTCCATACCGCCTACGAGCAGCAGAACCTCGGATCGACGATTGTCGACAGCCTTGAGCAAATGTGTACTCGCGTTCCTGACCTCGACCTTCGCTTTTTTGCCACCGCCGTCATGCTGCAGCGGCAAACGGGTGGTGACCTGGCTGAGATCCTGGACAAAATCGGAAAATTGATTCGCGAGCGGATGCAGATCAAAGGCATGATTCAGGCTCTGACCGGTGAAGGTCGAATTTCCGGTGCCGTGCTTTTGGCGATGCCTCCGATTCTTTTCCTGGTGATGCTGAAGCTGAATTACAAGTACGTCATGAAGCTCTTTGAAGAGCCGATGGGACACCAGATGCTTGCCGTTGCGATCGTCATGCAGGTCGTTGGTGCTCTGTGGATCAAGAAAATTATTAACATCAAAGTGTAGGCGACTGAAATGATTATTTTTGCAAATATGATGTTATATGTCACGCCGATTGCGATCTTCGTTGCGATCGCTGTCGGGCTGTGGTTGCTGTTTGACACGTTCCTCAATGGTCAAACGCGCAGCGAGTCTCGGCTCGATGCGATGCGTCGTCGTGCACGTGGCGAAGAAGAGGAAGTAGACAACTCGAATAGCGCTCGAGAGGGCATCAACAAGCTTCTCACGAAAGCCAGCCCGAAGCTGTCGAGCGCGATTCAGCCGAAGAACGAGCAGGACGTCAACAAGCTTAAAGTTAAGCTTGATTCTGCCGGTTTCCGCGGCGAAAAAGCGGTCGAAGTCTTCCTTTCGCTGCAGGTTCTCAGCGGACTGTTCGGCCTGTTCATGGGTGGCATCGGGTCCATTCTGGTCAAAGGATTCTCGACGACGGCTGTGCTGTACGCTTGTGGAATCGCGTTGCTGTTCTTCCTGTTGCCGGGCGTCATTCTCAGCATCCTCGCGGGCAAGCGGAAAGAGAAAATTTTCCTTGGCCTTCCCGACGCACTCGACTTGATGGTCGTTTGTGTAGAAGCCGGTTTGGGTCAGGACCAGGCCTTGCGTCGCGTCTCTGAAGAGCTGGAGAAAGCTCATCCGATCATTGCTGGCGAGTTCAACCAGTGCAACCACCAACTGCAAATGGGTAAGACGCGTGAGCACGTGTTGCAGGAGTTGGCAGAGCGAAATGACGTTGAGGATTTGAACACGTTGGCAAACGTTTTGATTCAGGTGGATCGTTTCGGTACCAGCGTCGGTAAAGCACTTCGTACGCAAAGTGATGCGATGCGTGTCCGCCGCAAGCAGATTGCCGAAGAGAAAGCCTCGAAGACGGCGGTGGCGTTGATCTTCCCTCTGGTTCTGTGCATCTTTCCAGGTATCTTCGTGGTACTGGTCGGCCCGGCTGCGATCACGATGGTCAAAGAGCTGCTTCCGACGATGGGAACGTAAACGCTCCAAACAGATTGCGATCAAGAAAGCGTGACCAATGGTCACGCTTTTTTTGTGCGCGAAATATAGTGATCAACGTTCGCTTTGGCCGCGGAATCGCTTGCGGATCTACTCGAACACCTGGACTTCCACGATCTTCGAGAACGAATCAAACACGTAGCCCTTGTTACCATGGCTGACGATTCGAACGAAGCGAACGTCGCGAGCTTCAAACGTGTGCTCAACTGAGAGTTCTGCCTTGGCCGACTTTTCCAATCGAGAGGCCACTTCCTCAAACGACTCCCCATCGGCGGAAACTTCGACCGAATATTTCTCGAAAGAGCCACTGATCGAATAGGCGACGACCACCACGCGGCCGACCGTCTGAGTTTGCTCCAGATCGATCGTGATTTCCACCGGTTGAGGCTCTGCAGGATACGCCAGATAGAAATCCAGATTTCCAGTCCCACCATCGGTAACCCGTTGCACCGAAAAAGGACTCTCCGACGACACCGACGAAGTAACCGGTTTGCCGAGGGCGAGATTTTTGACCGGAGTCACCGCCTGCAAATGACGTCTTGAACCATGGCCGAGCTGAGCATCACCGTCGAACAATGCAGCTCTGACGGTGGACGATTTTTCGAGCAAAAGTGGACTCGAATAGACATTCGAAGATAACGTCGGTTGCGATCCGTCCAGCGTGAATCGGATTTCGTGTTCCTGGGAATACGAATCGGAAACCGTAAGTTCGACAGTAGTTTTTTCATGGAACACGCCATCGGTTTGATTTGCGAGACCGTCTGCCTTGATCGTCACCGGGTAGAACGCGGCTGACCTTGCTGATTCAATTTTCTCTGCGCGAACCCGGTACGAAGCGAAATCTCGGGCTGCGTCCGGATTCCAACTGACATCGGCAAACGCGATCAATCGCGGCGTGACCTGAGGGAAATAATTCTCTTCGCGGCCTTCCCACCACGGCATGCAGAATCCAATCAGTCGATCGGAAGGCTCAACTTCGATCGGTTTTGCGAATGTCGGAATGCCAGGATTGACGTGTTTGAAACGAGTCAGTTTGAGCGTCTCGTAGATGTGCTGCGCCGACGTCATCGTAAAGTTGGTGCGGGGATAGTGGTCCACCAAATAAAGCGGATCCCAGCCGGCGTTCACGACTCGGTAACCATCGTCGAGCATTTCGTTTGCCGGATAGTTGATCGTCCGCCAGTTGATGTGAATGACTTCCGTATTAACCTTGTTCTCGCCTTCGCCAGGACGTGGGCCTTCCCAGACGATCGTTTCTCGCCCTTTTGATTTCAAGTACGCGTGAAGCATGTTGATCAAATCCCGCTGCGCGACCTCTGGAACGCCGCTGGCTTCATCGCCGCCAACGTGTATCCAGGGCGAAGAAGAAAAAACTTCCATCATTTCATCCAGCAGCGTTTTGATTCCGCGAAGAGCCGTTTCACTGGTCGCAAGATCGGCTTCGCTTTTGCCGAAGACTTCCGGGTAGCGAGAACGAAGCAAACCCGAGTGTCCGGGAACTTCCAATTCGGGAATGATCGTAACGCCGCGTTCGGTCGCGTAAGTCTCCAGTTCTTTGAACTGGTCCAGAGTGATGATACCGTCCCAAAGTTTGGGAAACGCCGTCGAAGGAAACGCAAACCGTTGGTCGTCGGTCAGATGCAGTTGAAGGGAATCAATTTTGTAAAACCAAAGTAAGTCGATCGTTTCCTTTAACAGTTCGACGCTGTGTGGGTTTCGTCCCATGTCGACCATGAAGTTCCGATACGAAACCGTGGGGCTGTCGTTGATCTTCAACTGCGGAATTTGCCCCGCTTTGGCTGATCCGAGAACTTGCAGCAACGTCGCAGTCGCGTGAGAAAGTCCTTTCAACGTTGAAGCTTCAATTTTGATTTGCTCTGCCGAGACCACCAACGAATACGCTTCCTTCGCCATCGAGTCGACTTTTCGGACGTCCAGCAATGCGTTCCCAGACGGTACGAACACCAGGCGATGTCGTCCGTCGGTTATCCGCTCTACGTGTTGGGCCACGATCTGCAGATGCCGATCCCAGGCTGAATTCTCCGGAGAATTTAGGGAAATGTCAGCCGGAAGTTGCAGCGACTGATCTCCGACGACGATCTGCGTTGGAACTGGCAGCAGGTGCGGTGACTGGGCAGACAGACCAGAAACCAAAAACAGCGCGACGGCGACAAACGCGGAAACTGCGAAGTTGTTTTTCATGAAGTGTTTTCGAAGGTGTTAAATAAAGGTGAATTGAAACAGTCAAATTTCAGGATACTTTTCAACCGTAATGTCGGTTATTGAATCGCCCGTGTGGCTGGTGCCAAGTTTTTCGAACATCATCAAATGCACTTCCTCGCCGTCGCGGGTTCGCGGGCAGTGTTCAACACCTTTGGGCACCACGATCATCTCGCCTTCGTTTACGATTTCCGTTCGGTCGCGAAACTGCATCTCCAGCGTTCCTTTTTGAACGAAGAACAGTTCGTCTTCTTTGTCGTGTTGATGCCAGACGAACTCACCGCTGACTTTCGCGATGATCACCTGCATGTTGTCGACCTTCGCAATCCGGCGCGGGTGCCAAAGTTGCGAAAACGAAGCGAGTTTCTCAGCGACATTGATCGGTTTCATCGCGATGGCCTTGACTGGTAAGCGACATTTGAACCGCGTGTTTGCGGCTATCGATTGTTGCGTTTTGGTGGAGTTTCGAAAACGTGTAAATTGACTTTCTCGCCACCCTCGGCATCAATCAACAGCGTCGCATATCCCGCCATTTCCTTCTCGTCAGCGGTGAAGTTTTGAGCGAACGAAATGGTGCGGCGTCCATCGACATACTGCTCGGCAGCCTGTAGATGTTCCAGCGTGAATTCCGGAGCCTTTACTTTTTGCTTTAGCAACGCCTCGTTGACGGATGTCAAAGATGCTTCGGCCTCTTCATCAGAGCCGACTCGAGTTTCCGCGATGATGCGGCGGCAGCGGCTGGCGATCGCAACCATTGACGCCACCGAAGGCACGTCGCTGAATTTGTCGGCGACTTGAGGGAGAGCGTAAACTTCGACCGTGTTGCTATGGTCCCGCAGATTAACTTCCAACTTGGTCGTGGCCGCATCCATCATCATGAATTTGCGTTTTGCAGCAATGTCGGCTTTGATTGATTCTGACGTTATGTCGAAGAATCGGCAGTCATCCGCGATGAACGCCAGAAGTGCTTGAAGCTCGACCAGGTCCATTTGCCCTTCGACTTCCTTGACCAAATTTGTATTTCGCCCGGTCAACACGCGTCCGTCGGGAAAGATTTGCAAGTTTGGAGTCGGCTCGAAACCGTCGGGTAGTTTCATGCGATATCCACCGGTGAAATCCATCACCAACACGGGCGTGTTCACGTCCTCGGGCATGCGGACCTCAATGTCAGACGTCGGTTTCGCTGCCGCAGGTTGATTTTTTGGCTGGCTGCGTTGGACTTTTGGCGCGTTTCCGGGTCTGGATCTGGCCGGCATGTTTTCTGGCGTGGAGTCGGGGACCGGAGCCTGAGCGCTTTTTGTGACTTCAGCGGGTTCGATTGGATCAGCATTCTTCTGACCGTGAAGCGGTTTGTCGAAAACGAAGAATGCCAGTAGCAGGATCGCGAATGGCAGAACTGTTGATAACCAACGCATGTGAGCTCCTTAGGCTTTGTGCATCAAGCGACGACGTGGCGGAAGCTATATTCTTGCCGTCGGCTGCCCGTAAGTCCATCCCGTTGCTCACCAACGCAAAAACGGCAGCCCTAAAAAGGACTGCCGTTAATGGAATCTGTGTGGCAATGGACCGCTACAGTTGCAGCGGATGCATTCAGATCTCAGCTTAGAACAGTGCGATTACGTCAACGCCGAAGTAGCCTTCGTCGTAACCGAGTGCTGGCGACCAGTCGACGCGGTACTCAGGACGCACGATGATGTTCGCGTGCGGCTTGACGTTAACGCCGAAGGTGGCTGCGTAGTAAGAGTGTGAGCCAGTCGCTGGAAGCGTTCCACCGTGTGGAGCGTATCCTGTAAGCGAATCGCCTTTCCACCATTCGATACGTGAGCCAACGCCCAGGCATTCGTTGATGCTGTAAAGGAAGTACTGGTTCAACCCAACGTTGTCTTCGCCGGTGCTGTCAACGCGAAGCATATCGCTTTGAACAACCCAGTTCAACTTGTCGGTCAGAGCTGTATCAACCACAACGCTGTGGCTGTAAGCTTCGCGTCCGCGAGCTCCGAGATCACCAATGGTAGTCATGTAAGTCAGTGTCGAGAACTCACCCATTGGAGCGCTGAAACCACCAAGGAAGCTGCTTCCGTCCTGGAACTGATCGAAACCAGTGTCCCAACCAAGCGTCCAACCAGCGTAAGCAGTGAGGTCGTCTGACAGGTTGAATGTTCCAATAGCACCAGTGTGCGTGAACGGCTCGCTGTTGTACATCGTCATTGCGTGACTGTAGAAGAAGTTGTCGGGGGCAGTCACAACTTCGTAGCCGATCAGCGTGTAGAAGTGACCTACTTTAGCCGACCAGTTGTCGCCAGCGACTTCGCCGTACAACTGTGGAATCGCCCAACCGTAATCGCCACCGCGGCCAAACGTGTTGTCGAAACCACGTGGGTTTCCGCCCAGGTCCTGCGTGTTGCCGAACGCTTGAGTGTCGCCAGAATCGATACCGTACATGGCGTCGAAACGGAAACCAAATCCGAGCTGACCGTTTTCTGATTCAGCAACTTTTTCAGCGTAAAACCAGGCTTGGTGCAGGTTGAAATCTTCCCGGTTCGAATTGAACAGGCCGTTGTTTTCGCTGTGGTAGCCGCCTTGCAGCCATCCACCAAGATTGAAACGTGGCTCTTCGCAGTCGCTTCCGAAAAGCTTCCACTGTTCGCCAAGGTTGCACTCGCCAAGTCCACCGCCGCAACGGCTTCCAATTCGACTGCCCAGTCCGCATCCGTTTCCGAGACGAGTACCGATTCCGCTGCTGCAAGTTGAGCAACCGTAGGCAGACGGGGCTGAGTCGTAAGAGTATCCTGATGTGGTGCCTGAGCAACCGCAATCAGATGTCACTGCGTCCTGATAGACGACAGGAGCAGGTGATGTAGCGTAGGCCGCCGGGGTGGCCTGTTGAGCACTTGCTGAACCAGCAAGTGCAAATGCTCCGCCGATGCATGAAAGCATAGCGAAACGAAAGTTTGAGATCCCCATTTTCAATTCTCCATCATTGGTCTGGGTCCATTACCACTCGGGGACTGCACTTCCATGTCGTCCCGCTTTACAAGCAGTTTCCAGAAAATCGTATCGGAAGAAAAAACTGTTGCTTTGCAAACAAATGGAACGGAAATGCCCTCTTGTTCCTGTCAAATCAACCAATCCTGATAAAGTTTTAGGGTTGTCTTTA is part of the Mariniblastus fucicola genome and harbors:
- a CDS encoding PSD1 and planctomycete cytochrome C domain-containing protein, producing the protein MSDIQDRVALLGQRAGDGCEEALRELDQLICSDPRAKKAWLELAWLSAQLPLTATLCGHVVAKQNQSPRSSTTSLTRWLAIAATLLMATGIAYVVFFSSRNSESELAQGQSPGPDLVEKANDVFDANTLEESAETEVILASPAQPEFNNLAHPANRGGLKGGVVVNDDPLPEVISFNFHVRPILSENCYYCHGPDPNHREADLRLDTSEGAESVVEVGHPQDSELISRILDEDPGSQMPPPESGRVISERQKRILAAWIEQGAKYESHWAFTKVQRPELPSVKDDRWPRNEIDQFVLAKLESKDIDPSKRAEPEVLVRRMYLDLIGLPPTPEQSQEFCESFQNDSDAAIDSLADKLLASEHYGERMALPWLDAARYSDSNGFQQDGDRAQWPWRDWVVDAYNDNMPFDQFTIEQLAGDLLPEPTRKQLIATAFNRNHMLNGEGGAIVEEQRNNYVFDRVDTTATTWLGLTMACAQCHDHKYDPITHEDYYQFFAYFNNVDENGGVNVRNGRLQVGTPFIDNPTEEQTRQLETIEAEIAPVNQSLSDADAEITKALRAWEDKNRDDPPSMNRNVFNALKKTPEERNRGEEKLLKDWYLLNAAKDQWKQLKQKQNALYSKKSGVKSTVVTVMIMRDRKKPRKTTIFDRGAYDAPTEEVAANVPHFLPPLPEGADANRLSLAKWLVDRDNPLTSRVAVNRYWQTFFGIGIVKTSEDFGVQSELPSHPDLLDWLAVEFMESGWDVKHMHRLIVTSETYLQSSRFRADLHDVDPENRLLARSPRFRLPTTLIRDAALSTSGLLHKQIGGPPVYPWQPDGLWREFSLEKFAYKPSTGDSLHRRSLYTFWRRTVAPPNMFDSANRQACTVKLSRTNTPLQALVLLNDPVFVEAFCGLASMVLSQSPGSDEQIVRLAFEHATGRKPNQAELGSLLSALEDSREFYAEHVDDAAAYVSIGEAVAVPEDDQAKVTLASLASVVQIIMNTDEFMTRE
- a CDS encoding DUF1501 domain-containing protein, whose amino-acid sequence is MNPIDQNHQHNTRRQFFGRSATGIGAAALATMFAQKSASGKDANGILGGGHHPAKAKRVIYLMMSGGPSHVDMFDYKPELEKRRGEQLPDSVRQGQRLTTMTSGQKQLPVLPPLKPFRPRGKSGMMLSDLIPYTGEIADDICLVKSMNTEAINHAPAATFFLTGSQIPGRPSMGAWLSYGLGNLNDNLPSFVVMNSRDKENTCGQLLYDYYWGSGFIPSQHQGVRFRGGGDPVLYLSNPKGMPRPLRRKMLDRLAELNQEKLNDYGDPEIEARIKQYEMAYRMQTSVPEVVDVSNEPKHILDMYGPDVHRVGSFARNCLLARKLAEQDVRFIQLMHIGWDQHGNIPTQLEIQCKDTDQPAAALVQDLKQRGLLDDTLVIFGGEFGRTVFGQGDITNKKKHGRDHHGRAFSLWMAGGGVKPGFQYGETCPYAWNVVDNGVHVHDWQATVLHLLGIDHELLTYRYQGRRFRLTDVHGHVVDDIIS
- a CDS encoding CpaF family protein; the protein is MSTNAAAVSEYDQLKQRIHQKLIGKLDLSKVNDLDGEVFKREIRGIVERLCDSEQNLLNRNERDRLVEEVLDETFGLGPLEILLKDPKISDILINGPKNIYAERGGKMEKTNVIFRDNAHLLQIIDRIVSKVGRRVDETCPMVDARLTDGSRVNAIIPPLALDGAAMSIRRFGSNPLKLEDLLNFKAFTPEMVMLLEGAMKARLNIIISGGTGSGKTTLLNTLSSFISNEDRIVTIEDAAEIQLQQDHVVRLETRPPNIEGKGQVTATDLVKNCLRMRPERIIIGECRGPETLDMLQAMNTGHEGSLTTTHANTPRDCIARMETMIMMGGFDLPIKAMRTQIASAVDLIVQANRLQGGPRKITAITEVCGMENDTIIMQDIFKFVKEGVDENGRAKGKFISTGVRPKCMDKLEQMGIKLPASIFRERVMMED